Genomic segment of Kingella negevensis:
GAAGTAGATGACGCCCTATTCCAGTTAAACATGATAACGGCTGATTTAATGCTTTTCTTAGCTGACTTGCAGCAACGTCTTCCTTAAACAAATCCCCTTTTTAAACAACTGAAATCCCTTGCCCTTGCTGGTGTCAAAACCAGCACGGCAAAGTTTTTGCAGCCTGAGTAAATATACAAATTATTGATTTATATAGATTTGTGTATTTTCAGGCAGCATTTTAACCCCATGCGTACCAACTGCGTACCCACTGCGTACCACATTCAACACAAGGAAAAACGTCATGAATATCACACGCCGCGAAGTAGCGAAAATTTTCTCAAGCAATCTAAGAGTCTTACTCACAGAAAAAGGGCTGAAGTGTACCAGTCAAACAGGATTGAACCACATCGCCCAAATCAGCCAAATAAGCAGCATCAAACTCAAATCGTGGGTATTTGCAGAGCGGCTGCCACACAAGCAAAGCCTGAAAGAATTAGCCCAATGGCTAGATTGCAATGAAAGCGATTTGATACCGCCCGAATATGCAAACTTCATCAACAACAGAGGGATACGAAAATGCAACGACTAAACAGCGAAGTCATCAAGCAAGCCGCTACAGGGCAATGGCGTTACATCTTGCCCCGCATCGGCATACCCGAAAGCAGCCTAAGCAACAAGCACCAGCCTTGCCCCCTATGCGGCGGAAAAGACCGCTATCGCTTTGACGACAAGCAAGGACTTGGAACTTACATCTGCAATCAATGCGGTGCAGGCGACGGTTTCGGTTTTATCATGCAATGGCAGCAATGCAGCTTTCCAGAAGCTCTCGAAACCGTTGCGCGGATATTAGGGATTGAGCAAGGAGCAGTAGAGCCAACGCACCGCCTAATCCCCACCCCAGCGCAAACGCAGCCTGAAAAAGACCAGCTTCACAAATTAGCGAAGCTATGGCGCGAAGCAAAGCCCATGCAGCCGAAAGACCCCGTTTACAGCTATCTGCAACACAGAGGCATCGACACCGCCGCCAACTTCGCCCCATGCAATTTACGCCATTGCGCCGCCTTGCCCTATTGGACCACTGACACACACGGCAAGCCCCTACTGATTGGTTACTACAGCGCAATGTTAGGGCTGCTGACTGATACAGAAGACCAAATACGCGGCATACAACGCGTGTATTTGCAGCCTGAAAAAGGGCAATGGGTGAAAGCCAAAATCAAGCATCCCCAAACAGGCGAAGCGTTGGACGGCAAAAAGATGTTGAGCCGTTTCACAGGCAGCACCAACGGCGCAAGCGTCAAACTATTTGATGAAGAAGACGGTAAGCCCTTAATCATCGCCGAAGGCATAGAAACCGCCCTAGCCGCGCATGAGTTGTTTCAGCTACCTGCATGGGCAGCAATCAGCGCAGGCAACATGCAACGGCTAGAGCTCCCCCAAAGCGTGAAAAGCGTGTTGATTGTCGCAGACCATGACACACCGCGCCCCATTGGTTACGAAGCCGCGCATGATTTAGCCGTGAAACTCATCAAGCAAGGGCGGCAAGTGCAAATCTGGCAGCCTGAAACACAAGGCTACGATGCCTTAGATGAATTGAACCGCCGAAAGCGCCCCACCTATCAGATTTTGAAACAAAACAGCTTAACGAGCTGAAACCCAATCTTTCAGGCAGCCTGAAAGCAAAGTACATATTTTCAGGCTGCCTGAAGAGAAATTAGATTGCAGAAATAGCCTGAAAAACTTGCGGCGATTGTTCCACCATTTTCAGCAATAACGCAGCTTGCGGATTGGGGCGTGTTTTCCCTTGTTCCCACCCTTGATAAGTTCTAACCGATGTTCTCAATTTTTGAGCAAACACCGCTTGCGACAAATGCAAGTTTTCACGAATAGAGCGGATTTCTTCAGGAGTGATAAACACAGGCGCGGCATATTCCACCGTTGAAGTTTTGAGCGTGATTTTACCTTGCTGGTGTTGTTCACCGTTTACTAAATTTTCAGTAAACGAGAGTAGTTAAACGTAGGGCGATTGCTAACCGTGCGCTCGGCGGCTAGTTTCTCAAACAAGGCGCGAACATGTCCTGTAACCGTCTCTTGAAAAGCGATTGAACCGCGATGATCAAAGCGTGCGACTTGCGATGTTTGTGTTTTCATGCCACCAATCAACGGCACTTCAATCACATCTTCCGCCGAAGTAATTGGCACAGGGAATTGTTTAAGCAAATATTGCGCGTCAGGCTCATTATCTAACACCATGGTGAATTCAGAAATAATCGCTTTTTCGTTTAAGGCTTTGCTGCGTTTATAGACTTCAAAAGCCGTTTTGGAATTGTACATAGTCGTTTCCTAAAAATTGTTGATTGGATTGAGTAAGGAAGTAACCTTGTTTAAGGCTTCACTGGCAAACTGACCCAAAACACCGTTTTTGGCTGCCTGAATGTCGGCAAAATCCAGCGATTGATACGATTGCAGCGACACAGGCACTTCTAAAAACAAGTCGCCCATCGGGCTATACGGCGCATCTAGCGGTTTGCCAATGCTTTCAATCACTAAGGGCGGATAGGTTTCGCCCTTGTAGGTTAGTCGGACAAATTTTGGGGCTTCGCTGGGAAAGAGAATCGTGCTAGCAGCAGACGACACGCCGTTTTCGCGTGTGCCGTTTACGGTTTCATCTAGCACATTTGCCGCAATTTTGGCGGGATACGCCATGCGTTGCAGCGCGGTAAACGGCGTGATGACTTCGCTTTGCGGGTCTTGCCATGCGCGAAAAATCAACGTCATTTCAATTTTCAACGGCGCGTGTCCTGTATAAACTTGACGGCTGTTGAGCTTGGTCATCCCGCTTCTGCCTGCATGGCTGTCTGAAAAATCCGCCAGCTTCTGCCAACCGCCTTGCTGTTCGCCACCCATGGATTGCGCTAACTCGCCCAATAAGCCCGTTTGCGTGAATTGTGAAAACACGCCGATATTAGGATTTTTCTTGTCCGCCGTCATCTCTTCAAATGGCGATTGCCAGTCAATGGATTGCGACACTGAACCATCTTTAACCAAGGCAGCAAAGGCTACGCCTGTTTCTGTGCCTTTTGCGTCAATCTGTTTAAATTGCGCGATTAAATCAGGATGGATACTGCCCCAGTTAGATGTTTCAGTGCGACCGCCTGCCACGCCCAGCAATGCCGTAGCCAAATCGCTAAGTGAAACCATGACTTACCCAATCGTTTTACGGCGGATTCTCAGCGATTTAAGCCGTTGTGCACGTGCTTTACCGCTGTGCGCTTTCATCTGCGCCTTGCGAATCGCCATTTTTTGCTTGGCAGTGAGTTTGACTACGCCTGCAATACGCTTGCGAATGCGTGTTTTTTTGCCATTGCGAATGGCTAATACTCGTCTGTAAGTCGCGTCCATTACGGCGGCATCGCTGTCTTCATCAAAATCAAATGCGGCGGCATGAATACGCGCTAATTCTGCGTCTTCGCCGTCTGCCCCTGTGTTGATGAGTAGCTCGTGAATATTGGCAGTTGCGTCATCATCACTATCGTTGAGCATGGCGGAAATATCGTCATCGCTTACGCCATAGCTTGCCATTAAATCGGAAGCGATGTTGTAGGCATAATCCAATACTTCCAGCTCGTCATCGTCCAACTCGCCGTTTTTATTGGTATCTACGCAACCAATCATTAGTGCGTCAAAGCGATCAAGCAGCGTTTCGCCATCGTCCAAATCGTCTTCATCGGTTTCTGCCCATTCTGCCAGCACGCCTGCCACATCTAGGCGCAGGGTGGTTAGCTCGGCAGCGGCAACATCGTTTTCAGCGGCATAACCCATATCGTCAAATACGGCAACAGGCGCAGTTTTTTGGGGATTTTTTTCGAGCAATTGGTCTAAGAAAGACATGGAATTTCCTTTGCGGTTGAATAACGATGAAATGTTAGAACGCCCATAAGAAGGTATCCTATGGGCGTTCGTGTTTTAGGTTTTTTCAGGCTGCCTGAATGCCTATTTTTTGATTATCTAACGCGTTTGTTTCGCAGTGCATTGAGCAATTTCTGACGCTCCACTTGTTTACGCTCAATAATTTTCCGTGCTGCCATATCGGGGTCGTTTAACACCCATTCACGCATACCATCATCTTCCAACGTGAAATGTGTTGTGCCTGCATAATAGGTTTTGCGATACATTTTTTTAAACTCTTCGGCAGCGATGAGCGTGTGTCCGTCTGTTTTACCGCGATAGGCTTCACGCATTTCGGCATCGTCCACGTCGCCAAAATCGTAACCATGACGGCGCAACACGTCTTTGACGGCAAACCAATACACGCCAAATTCGGCATAGCATTCTGGATAATCCAAAATGCGGCTGTAAATCGTACGTGAACCAAATTCAGGCAGCGGCCCGTATTTTTTCTTGTCTAACGCTTCTTGCGTTTCGGCAACTTCTTTGTCCCATGCTTCTTGGGTGTCAAACATTTGGAATGATTTCATTTTTTTGTCCTTTCGGGCAGCCTGAAAGCTGCCATAGGTTAGGAGTGGAATTTCAATTAGCTACTTCACATCATTGTCCAAGTAATCCAGCACGTTATCTATCAATGCGCTGGGATATTCACTTGAAAGGTCCGCATAATATCGTCTGCTGCTATCTGCGGCATAGCGCATGGCATCGCTTTGCCATTTGGCTAAGGCTTTTAAACCGTCCACATAATCAACATCATCAGGGCGCAAAATGCGAGATTTTGAAACATTGATTTGACTAATCTTGTGAACGCCTACGCTTTCATAGCCGTAATAATAGCTCAAATTCCCTTTTGCGCTAGACAATACTTTCACTTTTTCGTCATCAAGCACAATGGTGTGAATGGGATAGTATTCCCCATCTTGTGTGAATAGTTCAATGCCTTGCCCCAGTGCATCAATCACAAAATCCGCCGTTGCGCCGTCAATGTGCGATGATTGTTTAGCGTTTGCGCTGGCTGATTCACGTAGGGCAGTTT
This window contains:
- a CDS encoding primase-helicase zinc-binding domain-containing protein, translating into MQRLNSEVIKQAATGQWRYILPRIGIPESSLSNKHQPCPLCGGKDRYRFDDKQGLGTYICNQCGAGDGFGFIMQWQQCSFPEALETVARILGIEQGAVEPTHRLIPTPAQTQPEKDQLHKLAKLWREAKPMQPKDPVYSYLQHRGIDTAANFAPCNLRHCAALPYWTTDTHGKPLLIGYYSAMLGLLTDTEDQIRGIQRVYLQPEKGQWVKAKIKHPQTGEALDGKKMLSRFTGSTNGASVKLFDEEDGKPLIIAEGIETALAAHELFQLPAWAAISAGNMQRLELPQSVKSVLIVADHDTPRPIGYEAAHDLAVKLIKQGRQVQIWQPETQGYDALDELNRRKRPTYQILKQNSLTS
- a CDS encoding helix-turn-helix domain-containing protein, with the protein product MEYAAPVFITPEEIRSIRENLHLSQAVFAQKLRTSVRTYQGWEQGKTRPNPQAALLLKMVEQSPQVFQAISAI